A part of Aegilops tauschii subsp. strangulata cultivar AL8/78 chromosome 2, Aet v6.0, whole genome shotgun sequence genomic DNA contains:
- the LOC109769212 gene encoding uncharacterized protein, whose product MATSKKGPLYPSRDRATRMAPNLKPSSSEFSSSGYGARRARSVPSSPDRKLGPSAAAAAAAAPSASPDMCRPSLSHAGRSISSRTMSGSGPSIHGSKPASKPALARAKSDKVTANSQRPHALAGPLSSSFKDTANSSSTLLKNKLSPRPTPGKGVASPKPSIQRASSPSLGALRGGKPLPLSSARAPGTAAKKREAAANGGANANSRPRGAPQRAAEPSTTTRKEKDDEPSMQFEESESLTTPSIEDQLQEQLPDPVDLKPIDMAVSASASASPRRDQQGPHTQQQGKNEEEIKEQPEKEDADIAKVADELDQAAETEDAITKASGRTEAAQSWRKDDPKSNDVIEETKSKLLEERNSRVKALVGAFETAMSFKE is encoded by the coding sequence ATGGCGACATCCAAGAAGGGGCCTCTCTATCCCAGCAGGGACAGGGCCACCAGGATGGCCCCCAACCTCAAGCCCTCCAGCAGCGAGTTCTCCTCCTCCGGCTACGGCGCGCGCCGGGCGAGGTCAGTGCCGAGTTCCCCAGATCGCAAGCTCGGTCCTTCGGCTgccgctgcggcggcggcggctccttcCGCCTCCCCGGACATGTGCCGTCCCTCATTGTCACACGCTGGCCGGTCCATCTCTTCACGGACAATGTCCGGCTCAGGCCCATCCATTCATGGCAGCAAGCCAGCCTCAAAGCCGGCTCTGGCTAGAGCGAAATCCGACAAAGTCACCGCCAACTCACAGCGGCCTCATGCGCTCGCTGGGCCGCTCAGCAGTTCGTTCAAGGACACCGCCAACTCGTCTTCTACCTTGCTGAAGAATAAGCTTTCGCCAAGGCCCACCCCTGGCAAAGGGGTGGCGTCCCCAAAGCCGAGCATCCAGAGGGCGTCATCGCCATCGCTGGGGGCTTTGAGAGGTGGGAAGCCTCTGCCCTTGTCCTCGGCACGCGCGCCAGGCACGGCGGCAAAGAAAAGAGAAGCAGCAGCAAATGGTGGTGCCAACGCAAACTCAAGGCCAAGGGGTGCTCCTCAGAGGGCAGCGGAGCCATCCACTACAACCAGGAAGGAGAAAGATGACGAGCCATCGATGCAGTTTGAGGAATCCGAGAGCCTGACCACTCCGTCCATCGAAGATCAGTTGCAGGAGCAGCTTCCTGACCCTGTGGACCTGAAACCCATTGACATGGCTGTTTCCGCTTCCGCTTCTGCTTCACCTCGACGCGATCAGCAGGGGCCGCACACTCAGCAACAAGGCAAGAATGAGGAGGAAATCAAGGAGCAGCCAGAGAAAGAGGATGCCGACATTGCAAAGGTTGCCGATGAATTGGATCAAGCGGCGGAGACAGAAGACGCTATAACGAAGGCAAGCGGCAGGACTGAAGCTGCTCAGTCATGGAGGAAGGATGATCCCAAGAGCAACGACGTGATCGAGGAGACGAAAAGCAAGCTCCTGGAGGAGAGGAATAGCAGGGTGAAGGCCTTGGTAGGGGCCTTCGAGACGGCCATGTCCTTCAAGGAGTAG